DNA from Bacteroides zoogleoformans:
GATGAATTGATGTTTTGACAGATTCTTATGGTATAAAGCTCTAAATTGATGCACGGGAATGCTTTCATGAAACGTTTTTTTTGTATCTTCGCCACTTAATTTTACTTTTTTTTATTTTTTAGCCTTATGAATTACAAAAACATGCTTCTTGCCTGTCTGTTCCTCGTATGCGGAGGAGCCGGCTCTGTTGCACAAAACGTGCAGTTACACTTCGATTCACGTCACAGCCTGTATGGAAATGATGCCGGACCGGTAAACTTCATGACTGCCACTTTCGAGATGTTCAAGCCCGACAAGTGGGGTTCTACCTTCATGTTTGTTGATTTCGATTTCAGTGCCAAAGATGGAAATATGGGGCTGGCCTACATGGAGATAGCCCGCGACTTTAAGATAAAGGGTTTTCCGTTGATGCCGCACATCGAGTATAACGGCGGTCTCGGTCTGGTACGGAACACCGACTTCGGGTTCTCCATTCCCAATGCTTACCTTGCCGGTCTTTCTTATCCTTTCCAACTAGGACAATTCTATATGGGCACGTATCTGGCCTATAAACTCAACGCCTTCAAGAAGAACAGCCATGATATTCAGTGGACGGTGACATGGAATGCCAATCTGGCGAACAACAAGCTGACGCTTTCGGGCTTTCTCGACCTTTGGAGCGAGAATAAGGACACCACGGGCGAGAGCGGAAAATCGGGAAAGAGGCTTATCTTGCTTTCCGAGCCGCAGATATGGTATAACGTGACGCCGAACTTCAGCGTCGGAAGCGAGGTGGAGTTGAGTTATAACTTCGTAAACGCCTCCCAACACAAACGTTTCTATGCCATTCCCACACTGGCTGCCAAGTGGAACTTCTAAACGAAATTCTCATCGAATATCCATTGTTTAAAACGAATGACTATGTTGGAAAAACTTTTTAAACTGAAAGAAAATCATACCACTGTCCGCACCGAGTTGATTGCGGGCGTCATCACATTCCTCACCATGTCCTACATTCTGGTGGTGAATCCCAATATCTTGGGCGAGACGGGCATGGACAAAGCCGCACTTTTCACGGCAACGGCGGTGGCCAGTGTGTTGGGCACGCTGTTCATGGCTTTCATCCCCAATCTTCCCATCGCTCAGGCTCCGGGTATGGGGTTGAACAGTTTCTTTGCTTTCTCCGTGGTGTTGGGATTGGGATATTCTTGGCAGATGGCACTGACGGCCGTCTTCATAGAGGGTATCATCTTCTTGGTGCTGACCCTGTTCAACGTGCGCGAGCTGATTGTGCAGACCATTCCGCAGACCATCAAAGAGGCTATTCCGGTGGGCATCGGGCTGTTCATCACGCTGATTGGCCTGAAAAACGGGGGATTGGTGGTTGCCAACCCGAATACGATGGTTTCTTTGGGCGATATGGCCGACAAGAATGTATGGGTGGCGCTTATCGGTCTGGTGGTGACCGCCGTGCTGTATATAAGAAATGTATACGGTTCTTTCTTCATCGGTATCGTGGTGGCTACGGCGTGTGCGGCACTTTTCGGATTGGTGCACCTGCCCGAAGGAAGCATCTTCTCACTTCCTCCCGACATTTCGCCCATCTTCCTGCAATTCAGCTTTGACAAGATTTTCTCGCTCGATATGCTGATTATCGTCTTTACGTTCCTTTTCGTCAACCTGTTCGATACCATCGGCACGCTGCTGGGCGTGGCCAGCAAGGCAGGCCTGATTGACAAGAACGGTAATTTCCCCCAGATAAAGAAGGCTCTCTTTGCCGATGCGTTGGGAACTACTTTCGGCGCCATCACCGGAACGAGTACGGTGACTTCTTACGTGGAGAGTGCATCGGGCGTGGCTGCAGGCGGACGCACCGGACTGACAGCCGTGTCTACGGCGGTGATGTTCGCTTTGGCTCTGTTCTTGGCTCCGCTCTTCCTGATGGTGCCTGCGGCGGCCACTTCTCCGGCGCTCATCATCGTGGGCTTGTTCATGATTTCTTCCGTCGTGAAAATCAATTTCGACGATATGGGCGAGGCGCTCCCTGCTTTCCTCACCATCACGATGATGCCGTTTACGTTCAGCATTGCCCACGGCATCGTGTTCGGTATGCTGTCTTATGTCATCATCAAGACGTTTAGCGGGAAGTTCAAACACATATCAGTCACGATGTGGGTTATCTTCGCGTTGCTGCTGCTCAAGCTGGTGCTTGAGGGCATGCACATACTTTAAAGGGAATTCGGAGGATGTTTCGGCGCTGCCGGAACACCTCTTTATGATTATTTTCAGGCGCGGATTTCGCAGATCTCACGGATGCCGTTTGACAGGCACTGTGTTGTTTCGCGAATCCCGCGCCTGATTTTTTTGTCTGTTTTGAAGTGTTTCCGTTTCTGTCCGAGATTTGTTTTTCTGCTCTTACTGAAGTATTTATTCTTGACATCATTCGGCACTCTCTCCATTGCTTCCGAACCTTGCTCAAAACATGTTCTGACGAGGGTGCTCCTCCCACACCGAGAAACGAGGGGTTCCTCACCGAGGAACGACGTCTTCCTCGGTGTCGAAGGCATCGTTCCTCGGTGAGGAAGAAAACGAATGTCGGCGAAAATCTGCTCAAACATCCTTTTTTTATCAATTTATCTATACATCAGATGCGCCTATCAAAGGGTGTCGACGGTTTAGAGTGCCGGAAGAAGTATTTATTGCATAATGTTGCCCAATAGCACGTAGATAGAGGAAAAGGGGGAGAACTCCATTTGTCTGGTGAGGCGATGAGCTACTCTTTGATAACTATTTAGTTATATACATAGAAATGATTTTTGCATTATTTTACAATAAAAATTACATCAGCAAGAGCTTTATAGCTATTCTTTTTGAATGTAAAGTTAATTTCTTTCAATGATTTCTCTTTAAATTGATTCAAATAATTATTGATTTTAGGTTCAATTAGAGAAAATGCTCTTTTTATTTTCAGGAATAAATTGTGCAATCCATCCTCGATGAATAAATTTGGCCTCTAAATATTGCGGCTCTGGGAACTTGTAATCCAAATATTTTGTTTCAGTAAAAAGCATAACAATCTCAATGTTATGCAAAAATACTAATATTTGTGGGAATAAGGATACTATTCTTTATTTCTTTTGAAAAAGGAATTGCGCTATTCTTAAAACGATATGCGCTTAAATATTGACTCTGTTTTTGTTTGGTTTCTTCGTTAAGCGAATGGCAGTGTTTCCGAACGGACTTGCAGCCGACTGTCTGCCGGATTGCAGTCGGCAAGCAGTTCGGGAAGTGCGAAAAAGAGGGATAATAGGCAGTAATTTAGTGAGTTATCCTATATACTCTCCCTCGCGCGCGTAATAGAGAAGAGAAGAAAAGAACAGAAAAGAGAAGAATAGAAAATACCTCTTCCTCTTTGAGGTTCCGCACCGTATGCATCGCAACGTGAGGGTACGGCGAGTACGAGGTGTGGGATTGCAGACGGTGAAGTGTGGAGTTACGGATGATGAAGTGTGGGGATTGAAGAACATGAATGAGGTTATAGAGATTTTTTCTGCTTGCAGTAAGGGTTCTTCCCGTTTCATGTGTCATATATAACAAAAGCAAGACGAAAACATGAAGCAACATATACCTTGGGACTTGATAATAGCCTGCCTGAGCCGCAAAGAAAATGAGGAGCAGGCACGGGAGCTGGAGCAGTGGACTGCTCTGCCGGAGAATCGGGCCCTCTACCAACAACTGTCTCGATTATGGGCCGGCATCCAAAAAGAAACCGGGACATATACCCCCGACAAAGAGTATTATTGGCGGAAGTTGCAGGCACGCATGCACGAGGAGAAGGCGTTAGACGTTAGAGGGGAGAGGTTAGACGTTAGGAAAATGCAGGGGCGTGCACGCAAGGCAGAGGCTCTTTCCGCATATAATACGAAAACAACGGCAGAGAACCGTAAAAGTCGGAAGCAGTCGGGAATGTCTTTCTTTCTGCGCTACGTGGCGGCAGCTTCCATTGTATTGGCAGTGATAACGGGAGGCATTGCTTATTATACAATGCGGGAAGCCCGGAACATGACGGCACAGGAAGTAAAGTTCGTCAATTTGAACGGAAAGTCGCAAGTGTTGCTTGCCGACGGCACTAAAGTATGGCTTCACAACAACACTTCGCTGAACTACCGTCGCCGGTCTTTCGGTGGCAATCGTGAAGTGAGTCTGGACGGAGAGGCCTTCTTTGATGTGTCTCACGATGCCCGGCATCCCTTTGTGGTGCAGATGGACGGGGTGAAACTGACCGTTTACGGAACAAAGTTCAACATCCGCAACATGGAGGAGCAAAGCAAAGTGCAGATAAGCCTCATCGAGGGTTCTGTGGGACTGGAAACCTCGCGCGAAAACCGCAAGATGCACCCGGGTGAGACAGCCCTTTTCGACAGGCAGACAAACACCCTGCAAATAGAAAGCGGAGATGTGAACTTCGATTGCCTTTGGGCACAGAAACAGATTGTGTTCAACCAAAAAACATTGGGATATATCTCCAGATACCTGTCCAAGTGGTACAACGTAGAGATAGAGCTGGCGCCCGAACTGACGGACAAGTATCTGTACACCTTTACTCTGCGCGACGAGCCGCTGGAAGAAATCATGAGGCTGATAGCGCGCATCAATCCCGTCCACTATCAGTTTGACGAGAATAACAAACTGCTGATAACCGCCGGTAAAGCAAAATAAACGATATTATCGACCAATAATGTTTAACCTTAAAAAATACAAGATGCCTATGAGTTGACACGGAAAAAGAAAAACAGAAGGTACCATCCTTATCAGACAGTACCTTCATCACGAAAACCTTAAAATTAACCCGGGCCGGAGAGGAAGGAAAACCGCAACTTTTCCTTATCCAGCATAGAGGCCCCAACAGTTAACTTCTAATTAACAAAGATATGAATAAAAAACTGTGTTTATTAATTTCTCTATTATTATTGAGCTTTCTCAATGTCTTTTCACAGACGGGAAAAGCCGAAAAAACGATTTCCATTCAATTCTCTAACCTATCTCTACAAACAGCCCTGAACAGATTTGAACAAGCGTCGGGCTATACGTTTTTCTATGACGCCGAACAAGTGAACTTGCAGCAAACCGTCAGTATGAACGTGAAGCAGGCCACCGTCAGCAAAGCTGTGACAGAATTGCTGAAGAA
Protein-coding regions in this window:
- a CDS encoding FecR family protein; protein product: MKQHIPWDLIIACLSRKENEEQARELEQWTALPENRALYQQLSRLWAGIQKETGTYTPDKEYYWRKLQARMHEEKALDVRGERLDVRKMQGRARKAEALSAYNTKTTAENRKSRKQSGMSFFLRYVAAASIVLAVITGGIAYYTMREARNMTAQEVKFVNLNGKSQVLLADGTKVWLHNNTSLNYRRRSFGGNREVSLDGEAFFDVSHDARHPFVVQMDGVKLTVYGTKFNIRNMEEQSKVQISLIEGSVGLETSRENRKMHPGETALFDRQTNTLQIESGDVNFDCLWAQKQIVFNQKTLGYISRYLSKWYNVEIELAPELTDKYLYTFTLRDEPLEEIMRLIARINPVHYQFDENNKLLITAGKAK
- a CDS encoding DUF5020 family protein produces the protein MNYKNMLLACLFLVCGGAGSVAQNVQLHFDSRHSLYGNDAGPVNFMTATFEMFKPDKWGSTFMFVDFDFSAKDGNMGLAYMEIARDFKIKGFPLMPHIEYNGGLGLVRNTDFGFSIPNAYLAGLSYPFQLGQFYMGTYLAYKLNAFKKNSHDIQWTVTWNANLANNKLTLSGFLDLWSENKDTTGESGKSGKRLILLSEPQIWYNVTPNFSVGSEVELSYNFVNASQHKRFYAIPTLAAKWNF
- a CDS encoding NCS2 family permease, with protein sequence MLEKLFKLKENHTTVRTELIAGVITFLTMSYILVVNPNILGETGMDKAALFTATAVASVLGTLFMAFIPNLPIAQAPGMGLNSFFAFSVVLGLGYSWQMALTAVFIEGIIFLVLTLFNVRELIVQTIPQTIKEAIPVGIGLFITLIGLKNGGLVVANPNTMVSLGDMADKNVWVALIGLVVTAVLYIRNVYGSFFIGIVVATACAALFGLVHLPEGSIFSLPPDISPIFLQFSFDKIFSLDMLIIVFTFLFVNLFDTIGTLLGVASKAGLIDKNGNFPQIKKALFADALGTTFGAITGTSTVTSYVESASGVAAGGRTGLTAVSTAVMFALALFLAPLFLMVPAAATSPALIIVGLFMISSVVKINFDDMGEALPAFLTITMMPFTFSIAHGIVFGMLSYVIIKTFSGKFKHISVTMWVIFALLLLKLVLEGMHIL